The region CCCGCAGGATCGTGTCCCAGGACGCGATGCGCGAGTGGGCGGGCGCCGAGCTGCACCCGGGACCGGACGTGGTCACCGACGACGAGATCGCCGACTACATCCGCAAGACCCACAACACCGTCTACCACCCTGCCGCGTCGGTGCCGATGGGCGCCGACGACGACCCGAACGCCCCGCTGGACGCGCGGCTGCGGGTCAAGGGCGTGCAGGGCCTGCGCGTGGCCGACGCCTCGGCGATGCCGTTCCTGGTGGCGGTCAACCCCAACATCACCACCATGGCGATCGGTGAGAAGTGCTCCGACATGCTCAAGGAGGACAACGCCTGACCTTTCGCCCGTTCGCGCGGGCCCTCCGGTCCCCCGTCCCGGAGGGCCCGCGCGAGCACTGACCGGCGCTGCGGCGCGGGATTTCCCCGCGCCGCAGCGCCTTTCAGTCCGATGTGGACAACTTCGGTCTCCGCTCCCGGTCAGTCAGCTCGCCTTCCGCCGCGGGAGGCGGTGCAGCTCCACCGCACCGAGCCGTCCGTCGACAACCTCCGCCGTCATGTAGGTGCAGTGCGGCTGGCGTCGGCGGTCGGTGGGCGAGCCCGGGTTGAGCAGCCGGAGACCGCCCGGCGTGACGCTGTCCCACGGGATGTGGCTGTGTCCGAAGACCAGCACGTCGGTCTCCGGGAACCACCGGTCGCACCGCGCTTCCCGGCCCTCGGCCGCGCCGGTCTCGTGGATCATCGCGAAGCGGACCCCGCCCAGCTCGACCCGCGCGACCTCGGGCA is a window of Saccharopolyspora erythraea NRRL 2338 DNA encoding:
- a CDS encoding metallophosphoesterase family protein; the protein is MRLLLIADTHLPKRAKALPDEVWDAVAAADVVFHAGDWVDLASLEELEARSARLVGVFGNNDGPELRARLPEVARVELGGVRFAMIHETGAAEGREARCDRWFPETDVLVFGHSHIPWDSVTPGGLRLLNPGSPTDRRRQPHCTYMTAEVVDGRLGAVELHRLPRRKAS